Genomic segment of Halopelagius inordinatus:
GACGCGCCGCGAACTCGTCGGCTCGGTCCTCGTCGTCGGCATCGCCTGTTACATGGCGTTCTCCGCCGGGGCGTCGAACGTCGCAAACGCCGTCGCGCCACTCGTCGGCAACGGGTCGCTGTCGATGGACGCGGGCATCCTGTTGGCGGGCGGTGCCATCGCCGTCGGCGCGGTAACCATCGCTCGCAGGACGTTGGAGACGATGGGCAACGACCTGACCGAACTGCCTCTCACCGCCGCCCTCGTCGTCGCGTCGGTGAGTGCGACGGTCGTCACGTTCCTCTCTTGGCTCGGCATCCCGGCGAGTTTCGTCGTCATCGCCACGATGTGCATCGTCGGCCTCGGGTGGGGGCGCGCGACCACCCGCAGACCCGACCCGACGAACCCGGCGGCGGACCTCACCGACCCGCCCGCGGACGTGGCCGCCGAACCCGGCCTCGAGACGGACTCGCTGTTTCGGCCGCGGGCGACGGCCCGCGTCGTCTTCATGCAGAACCTCGTCCCGTTTGCCGCCACCGTCGGCGCGTATCTCGTGTTCTCGCTTTTCGGCCCGGCGGTCGGCGTCTGACGCCCGACCGGTCCGCGGGCGGCCGAACGCGCCGGTCTCGACGCCGGATGATGAGGCTTTATCCACGCGACCGCCGAACGTCGTTCCGTGGTCGAAGTACTCCTCGTTATCGGTCTCGTAGTCGCCGCGTTCGTCGGATTCAACATCGGCGGTTCTTCGACCGGTGTCGCGTTCGGCCCGGCGGTCGGCAGCGACATCGTCTCGAAACTCACCGCCGCGGCGTTGATGACCGGGTTCGCGTTCCTCGGGGCGTGGACCGCCGGGCGGAACGTCATCGAGACGATGGGCGGGCAGATAGTTCCGGAAGACCAGTTCACGCTCGGAGCCAGCGTCGCCGTCCTCTTTTTCGTCGGACTGGCGCTTCTCATCTCGAACACGTTCGGTGTCCCGGCCTCCACGTCCATGACCGCCGTCGGCGCCATCGCCGGACTCGGCGTCGCAACCGGAACGCTCGACGCGGCGGTCATGCTCGAAATCATCTCGTGGTGGATCGTCGCACCCGTCATCGCCTTCTGGATCTGCGCCGTCGTCGGACGATACATCTACCCGTACCTCGACGCCAAACTGAAACTCGACCAGTCGCCAGGCGCGCTACTGACGGTGGACCGGTCGGGTGCGATTCCCCGCCCCGCGTTCGGCCCCAACACGACGATTCGAGAGTTCGGTAGCATCGTGCTCGTCGTCGTCATCGCCTGTTACATGGCGTTCTCCGCCGGGGCGTCGAACGCCGCAAACGCCGTCGCGCCACTCGTCGGTAACGGGGCGGTCGGCATCGACGCGGCGATTCTGCTCGCGTCGGCCACCATCGGCCTCGGCGCGTTCACCATCGCCCGGCGGACGCTCGACACCGTCGGCAACGACCTGACGGAACTGCCGATTCTCGCCGCACTCATCGTCGAGACGGTGTCCGCGTCGCTCATCGCGATGCTGTCGTGGTTGGGTATCCCGGCGAGTCTCGCCGTCTCGGCGACGATGTGCATCGTCGGCCTCGGATGGGGACGCGCGACTCGCACCGTCACCATCGGCCAAGCCCTCGGCGGGAAGTCGCCGGGGATGTCCGTCAACGCACTCACCACGGAGACCGACGAGAACGTCCCGCGAGTCGGCGAGGAGTCCGAAACCGACCTCGCGGGCCGGAATCTCTTCGACCCCGGGACCACCGGCCGGGTCATCTTCTTTTGGCTCTTGACCCCCTCGCTTTCGGCTGCGGCGTCGTACGCGCTGTTTGCGGTCACCTCGCTTTGACCCGGTTCGGTCGGACGGCGCGCGCGCACGTCCGCCGACGGCGTGGGAATTTACTATCACACGGCGAGAGGAACAGCAAAGTCTAATGGTGTGGCTTCCGAACCGTGTGCTGATGCCCACGGTAGAATACCTCAACTACGAAGTACTCGACGACAACGGCTGGGACATGGACGACGACGACCTCTTCGACAACGCTGCAGACGCTGGTCTCGACGACGAGGACTACGGTTCCCTCGAAGTCAACCAGGGCGAATACATTCTCGAAGCCGCCGAGGCGCAGGGCTACGACTGGCCCTTCTCGTGCCGCGCCGGTGCCTGCGCGAACTGCGCGGCCATCGTCAAGGAAGGCGACATCGAGATGGACATGCAGCAGATTCTCTCGGACGAGGAAGTCTCCGAGAAAAACGTCCGGCTGACCTGCATCGGGTCGCCGGAGACCGACGAGGTCAAAATCGTCTACAACGCCAAGCACCTCGACTACCTCCAGAACCGCGTCATCTGAGGCTCCACTCGGACACTTTCTTTCGGCCGTAGGAGACGTCTCGTCGGCGACGCGGTTCTCGGGGGCCCCGTGGGTGAGACATTCTCTCCCAAAACCTCTCCGGTCGTGTTTCTCGACTTTCAGGATACCAAAACGATAACTCCCCCCGGGTCAGTT
This window contains:
- the fer gene encoding ferredoxin Fer: MPTVEYLNYEVLDDNGWDMDDDDLFDNAADAGLDDEDYGSLEVNQGEYILEAAEAQGYDWPFSCRAGACANCAAIVKEGDIEMDMQQILSDEEVSEKNVRLTCIGSPETDEVKIVYNAKHLDYLQNRVI
- a CDS encoding inorganic phosphate transporter, which encodes MVDSLLVVGLVVAAFVGFNIGGSNTGVAFGPAVGSGTVSKVGAGVLMGIFALLGGWTVGRRVVTTLGSDLVTGDPFSATASVVVLLFVGFALFASNVFGVPASTSMTAVGAVAGYGVATDRLAVDLAMEIVSWWLVAPILGFWVSAVVGRYWYDDVAAWVAIDRSEGGLLRLRRDGLVPRPALAEGTTRRELVGSVLVVGIACYMAFSAGASNVANAVAPLVGNGSLSMDAGILLAGGAIAVGAVTIARRTLETMGNDLTELPLTAALVVASVSATVVTFLSWLGIPASFVVIATMCIVGLGWGRATTRRPDPTNPAADLTDPPADVAAEPGLETDSLFRPRATARVVFMQNLVPFAATVGAYLVFSLFGPAVGV
- a CDS encoding inorganic phosphate transporter, which encodes MVEVLLVIGLVVAAFVGFNIGGSSTGVAFGPAVGSDIVSKLTAAALMTGFAFLGAWTAGRNVIETMGGQIVPEDQFTLGASVAVLFFVGLALLISNTFGVPASTSMTAVGAIAGLGVATGTLDAAVMLEIISWWIVAPVIAFWICAVVGRYIYPYLDAKLKLDQSPGALLTVDRSGAIPRPAFGPNTTIREFGSIVLVVVIACYMAFSAGASNAANAVAPLVGNGAVGIDAAILLASATIGLGAFTIARRTLDTVGNDLTELPILAALIVETVSASLIAMLSWLGIPASLAVSATMCIVGLGWGRATRTVTIGQALGGKSPGMSVNALTTETDENVPRVGEESETDLAGRNLFDPGTTGRVIFFWLLTPSLSAAASYALFAVTSL